The Lycium barbarum isolate Lr01 chromosome 12, ASM1917538v2, whole genome shotgun sequence genome includes a region encoding these proteins:
- the LOC132622888 gene encoding receptor kinase-like protein Xa21: MIKGSIPQELGLLSQLRFLRLNDNNLTGKIPSLLGNLSRMEYFYLHENVLRGEIPDEIGHLSNLRLLAFRGNNFTGSVPASIFNISRLQIVDLSINALTGELPSDLGNYLPILEHLYLDSNRITGKIPVSLSNASKITYLFFTENDLQGNIPSEFGKLHELIFFDFEYNRISGAIPSSLFNISSLEVLKARHNYLNGHLPHDLGTWLPNLLEIFLSHNQLSGDLPSAICNASKLENLEVANNTFTGPIPMMLGNLIDLITLNLQNNLLENMPGATKLDFLNSLVTSRNLVYLILQTNPLNGIFPGSIGNLSSKIKVLAAADCGIRGHMPTNLGNLSGLLYLGLENNNLVGNVPHSFVGLQNLERLYLTGNKLEGPFPAELCSIGRLGLLDLGENRLSGSIPSCIGNLTELREMSIAANNFNSKLPSSFWRLIKLDHLNLSRNLLRGFLPSDVGALKAMSIMDISFNKFIGEIPYYIGSLQNQVSLDMSRNAFQGPIPDTFSNLIVLEYLDLSTNSLSGMIPKSLELLRDLKYLNVSFNNLQGEVPNKGVFSNLSYRFLMGNPELCGAPDVHIPLCPAQGTTTTRKKSLILKTTMPVAATFLILVVFFFTWMIWSRKKHVIGNNGSDSFPRMGHQKITYYELLEATENFSQSNLVGSGSSGSVYQGTFSGGTVFAIKVFNMQWQGALRNFDSECEILSNVRHRNLVKIVSTCSNGDFTAMVLEYMPNGSLDKRLYSDINCLSLVERLNIMIDVALAMEYLHNDCTVPIVHCDLKPANVLLDQDLTAHVADFGISKMLAQEGNIAQTKTLGTIGYIAPEYGLDGQISTSSDVYSFGVLLLETFTRKKPTDDMFGGDLSLHKWVSLSFPDAVLDILDADLAGDIGYTRGKNDENLSQIKQLLVLIINVAFLCLKESPEERINMREVVVQLKKIRAELTKLLTHTHRI, encoded by the exons ATGATAAAAGGAAGCATACCTCAAGAACTTGGCCTTTTAAGCCAACTCAGATTTCTGCGTCTCAATGACAATAACCTAACAGGAAAGATTCCATCTTTATTAGGAAACTTATCAAGGATGGAATATTTTTATCTGCATGAAAATGTTTTGAGAGGTGAAATACCTGATGAAATTGGCCATCTTTCCAATTTGAGGCTCCTTGCCTTTCGTGGCAATAACTTCACCGGATCGGTACCTGCTTCAATTTTCAATATTTCAAGATTGCAGATTGTAGATCTCTCCATAAATGCCTTGACAGGGGAACTTCCAAGTGATTTGGGTAATTATCTTCCAATCCTTGAACATCTTTATCTGGACAGCAACAGGATCACTGGGAAAATCCCGGTTTCTTTATCTAATGCATCAAAAAttacatatcttttcttcactgAAAATGATCTGCAAGGAAACATTCCAAGTGAGTTTGGTAAGTTGCATGAACTGATCTTTTTTGATTTTGAATATAATCGAATTTCTGGTGCCATCCCGTCCAGCTTATTTAATATTTCGTCGCTTGAAGTCCTCAAAGCCAGGCATAATTACTTAAATGGACACCTTCCTCATGATCTTGGTACTTGGCTACCTAACTTGCTTGAGATTTTCCTTTCACATAATCAACTCAGTGGAGATCTACCCTCTGCAATATGCAATGCTTCAAAGCTTGAAAATCTTGAAGTTGCAAACAATACTTTTACTGGACCGATTCCCATGATGTTAGGTAACCTGATAGACCTTATAACTCTAAATCTGCAAAATAATCTATTGGAAAACATGCCTGGAGCCACAAAACTTGACTTCCTGAATTCATTGGTAACCAGCAGGAATCTGGTGTACCTGATCCTTCAAACTAATCCTTTGAACGGAATATTCCCAGGATCAATAGGAAATTTATCAAGCAAAATCAAGGTTCTTGCTGCAGCAGACTGTGGTATTAGAGGCCATATGCCAACGAACCTTGGAAACTTAAGTGGCTTGCTTTACCTGGGATTAGAAAATAATAACCTTGTCGGCAATGTGCCCCACTCGTTTGTTGGCTTGCAAAATCTGGAAAGGCTGTATCTTACTGGAAACAAATTAGAAGGGCCATTTCCAGCTGAACTGTGCAGCATAGGAAGATTAGGTCTACTGGACTTGGGAGAAAACAGACTGTCAGGATCAATACCCTCATGTATTGGAAATCTGACTGAATTAAGAGAAATGTCAATAGCTGCTAACAATTTCAATTCAAAGTTACCTTCAAGTTTCTGGAGATTAATTAAACTTGACCATTTGAACTTATCCAGAAACCTGCTGCGTGGTTTCTTACCTTCTGATGTGGGAGCCCTGAAAGCAATGAGCATCATGGACATCTCTTTTAATAAGTTTATTGGTGAAATACCCTATTACATAGGGTccctccaaaatcaagtttcactAGATATGTCAAGAAATGCATTCCAAGGTCCCATACCGGACACATTTAGCAATCTAATAGTTCTTGAGTATTTGGATTTGTCTACTAATTCTCTATCTGGTATGATTCCCAAATCTCTGGAGCTATTGCGAGATCTCAAGTATCTCAATGTTTCTTTCAACAACTTGCAAGGAGAAGTTCCAAACAAAGGAGTATTTTCAAATCTTAGTTACCGGTTCTTGATGGGAAATCCGGAACTTTGTGGAGCACCCGACGTACATATTCCTTTGTGTCCAGCTCAAGGAACCACAACAACAAGGAAAAAGTCCCTTATCCTTAAAACAACAATGCCTGTTGCTGCAACATTTCTGATATTGGTCGTGTTTTTTTTCACATGGATGATTTGGTCAAGGAAAAAACATGTGATTGGAAACAATGGATCGGATTCCTTCCCTAGAATGGGACATCAGAAAATCACTTATTATGAGCTTCTCGAAGCTACAGAAAATTTCAGTCAGTCCAACCTAGTGGGAAGTGGAAGTTCTGGTTCAGTCTACCAAGGTACATTTTCTGGCGGTACTGTCTTTGCAATCAAAGTTTTCAATATGCAATGGCAAGGGGCTTTAAGAAATTTTGATTCAGAATGTGAAATTTTGAGCAATGTAAGACACAGGAACTTGGTCAAGATAGTGTCAACTTGCTCAAATGGGGATTTCACAGCGATGGTGCTGGAGTACATGCCTAATGGAAGCTTAGATAAAAGACTGTACTCCGATATAAATTGCTTGAGTCTTGTTGAAAGACTCAATATAATGATCGACGTAGCCCTGGCCATGGAGTATCTTCATAATGATTGTACAGTGCCTATTGTGCACTGTGATCTAAAGCCGGCTAACGTGCTTCTCGATCAGGATCTGACTGCTCATGTGGCAGATTTTGGAATTTCAAAAATGTTGGCACAAGAAGGAAATATTGCTCAAACCAAGACTCTTGGAACTATTGGTTATATTGCTCCAG AATATGGCTTAGATGGACAAATCTCCACCAGCAGTGATGTCTATAGCTTTGGGGTTTTGTTGCTTGAGACATTCACAAGAAAGAAGCCTACGGATGACATGTTTGGAGGAGACTTAAGCTTGCATAAATGGGTATCTCTCTCATTTCCTGATGCTGTACTGGACATTCTGGACGCAGATCTTGCTGGTGACATTGGCTATACAAGAGGTAAAAATGATGAAAATCTAAGCCAAATCAAGCAGTTGTTGGTTTTGATCATAAATGTGGCATTCCTATGTTTGAAAGAATCTCCAGAGGAAAGGATAAACATGAGAGAGGTTGTGGTGCAGCTAAAGAAGATAAGAGCTGAATTAACCAAGCTTTTGACGCATACTCATAGAATATGA